GGGGATCGATATCGAGATCAACCTCGACCAGATCAAACGATCGCCGGACGCCGGAACCAGCGCCCGCCACCATGCCATCGGCACGATCCGGTACGACAAGGTCGATGACAATGCCACCGCCGGCACGCTGGTCTACCTCAAGCCGTCGCTGACCGGCAGCGAGCCCACGGATGTGCAGGATTATGCGGCGCGCCATCCGGCCTTTCCCCATGAATCGACTTCCGATCAGTTCTTTGACGAAGCCCAGTTCGAATCCTATCGCCGCCTCGGGGAGCATGTCGCCCAACAGGTGTTGCGCCCTGCGCTTCAACGGAGTGAACAGGAGTTCTCGCGCCTCTGTCATGCGTTGCGCTCCCACTGGATGACCACCCCGCCTGGCATGCAGGAGTCCTTCCTCGGCGAAACGGATGACCTCAAGGACCTCGAACGACTCTTGCGGGACGACCCGGAGTTGCTGCGCTACGATCTGGAGATCTATCCGGAGCTCTGTTCCGTATTCGGGATGGACCAGGGGAGCCTCGCGCCGAACCCGCGTGCGGCGTTACATACCTGCAACCTGCAAATCCAGCTGATGGAACAGGTCTATCTCGCGGTGAAGCTGGAGGAGTTTCACGGGCATGCGCTCAACCGCGGCTGGATGAACCTGTTCCGGCGCTGGACCGCCTCGGCCACCTTCCGCCTGTTCTGGCCCACCCTGTGCGGCATGTACAGTCAGCAATTCGTACGGTTCGCGGAGCAGCACCTCAATCTCTCGATCGATCAGGTCACGCTCCTGGAACCGCTGGGCACGACCAGTGACCTGTCGTCACTGTTCCGGGATCTTTCCATCGAATGGGCCTCCGTCCCGGACTATGCGCAGACGTTCGTGCATGTCCTGGAACGCCCCCTTCCCCTTGAGGACGTGACGGACAGGCCGCCGCGACTCGCCGTTTGGCAAATGCGTCTGCCTGGCCTCGACTCGCAGGCCGGCCCGGTCGGACCCGGTGAAATTCTGGCGATTGTAACGGCGACCCGTCTATCCGTCACAGGACACCGACTCGGCCTCTACGGATGGGTTCGCCCGGCCTATCGTGGACTGGGGCTCGGGCACCGCCTGTTCGGGAGAGCCATCGCCGAACTGACTGCGGCCTACCAGGGCCACAACCTGAGTGTCGATCTGGGCCCGGACAATCCAGCATGGGCCGGCACGTCGATTCGCAATGTCGGATGGCTCCGGTTCTACGAGCAACTGGGGTTTACGCGGGATCGTTCCGATCCGACCCGGTTCCAGATGACCCGTATCTTGAGGTAGGGTAGGAATGCCCAACAGGCTGAGGAGCCACGACGTCATCCTCGCGTTCATCGACGTCGTGGTTTGATCGGCCTGTCAGGGATGTGGGGGATGGCGGAAGACGTTACGCCACGTGAGGGTGCACCGGCCCGATGAGCGCTTGAACCCCGAGCAGCAATCGATCCACACTGAAAGGTTGCTCCAGCGTGCCATGGGCGCCGAAGATTGCGGCAATTTTGCGAATATCGTAGTCCCGCACCGCCTGGCCGGAGACGGCCAAGACTTTGACCGGCACCTGCTGGCTCTGTAGTCTCAGAATCGTCTGCACCCCGTCGTGAACCGGCAGATGGATATCGAGCATCACGAGATCGGGAGCCCCAGGCTGAATGGTCCGCATGGCCTGCCGCCCATCCGCCGCCTCGACAACCCGATACCCCTCCATTTCGAGCACCGTCCGCAGCCAGCGACAGACCTTCGCATCATCGTCTGCAACCAAAATCAGCGCCACCGGGACCTCGCTTCGGCGTCAGGCACAATCCTCGGCAGAAAATCCCCCGCTCGGCAAGGTCCTGGCATAGAGGGTCGCCACCTGCGAACGACGCGTAATCCCCAACTTGGAGTACATGTTGGAGATATAGTTCTTCACCGTTTTCTCCGAGAGCGACAAGGCCACGGCGATCTCCTTATTCGTCCTGCCCTCCGCCACCAGGGGTAAGAGGCGCCGCTCCTGCGGAGACAGGTCAGCCAGGCAGGCCGTGGACAGCCCATTGGCCATCTCCCGGACTTCCATCAGGACCTGGCCGATCAACTGTGGCCCCAGGACGGCACCGCCAGCGGCCACCCTCCGCATCGCATTCCGCCACATAGCCACCGGCGTGTCCTTCAGCATGTACCCCTGAGCGCCGGCAGCGATCGCCTCGCGAATCACGGCAGGGTCGTCGTACACGCTGAGAATGAGCACCCGCATATCCGGCCTGCCCGCCACCAGCCGGCGGCATGCTTGCACACCAGAGCCGTCCGGCAAACTAATGTCCAACAGCACGAGGTCGGGCGTCAGTCTCCCGACCAGTTCAAGCCCCTCCACCATTGATGTCGCCTCGCCGACAATGCGGAACTCCGCCGTCCGATTCAGCTGTTCCCGCAACCCAAGGCGTGCCATCCGACTGTCGTCAATCAAAACAATACGATACACGTGCTGCGCGTCCATTGCCCTCCCCTGGTCGCCAATCACGAGTCGACTGACGGCCATGTAGTGTCGGCGTAGGAGGCATGTAGGAATATCGGCAGAAGGTGGATTTACCTGTCGGCATTCGACTGACAAGCAGGAGACAGGTCGCGTACTCAGCTGGGGAAGGCGTGAGGTCAGTCGATGAGGCGCGCTTCAATGGCGTAGCGGATGAGCTCACCGGTGCTCTCACAGGACAGCTTTTCCAGAATCCTGGCCCGGTACGTACTGATGGTTTTCACGCTGAGGCGAAGTTCCTCGGCGATCATGGATACCGATTTGCCCTGTCCCAGCAATCGAAGCACTTGCAGTTCACGATCCGACAGTCTGGCATGCAAGGAGTCGGCGGCGCCGGTTTCGAGCGCACTCGCCATCTGTTCGGCCAACACCGCCGTGATGTACCGCCCCCCCTGCAAGACCCGCATGACCGCCGCCAGCAACTCGGAGGGTGCGCTTTGTTTGGTCAAATACCCCGACGCGCCCGCTTTAATCGCTCGCATCGCAAACTCTTTTTCCGGATAGAGACTCAACATGAGCACCGGGAGCCGCGGCTGCAGGAGTTTGGTTTCCTTCAGAACCTCCAACCCATGCTTATCGGGAAGGGCAATGTCCAAAATCATCACGTCCCAGGCCTGACGCCGCACGGCCTCCAATGCCTCCTCACCGGTGCGGACTTCGCAGATCTCGGAGGAGAGTTGTTCCTCCTCCAACAGTTCACGTACGCCCCTCCGTACGATCGGATGATCATCTGCGATCAAACAGCGACACTTATTCATGAACCGGTTTCCTCCGTCGTGATGCCGAGGCTGATGACACACTTGCTCCAGCAGCCCCGTCGGGCGTGGAACCGACCGGAATACGCACCTGAACCGTCGTGCCAACGTCGGCCCGGGAGCTGATCTCCACATGTCCGGCGAGGATCTCCACCCGTTCCCGTATTCCCCGCAATCCGAAGCCACCCACAGGGGAGAGACCCGCGACATCGAATCCGACGCCATCGTCTGTGACCGTCAATCGCCATTCCCGCCGACTCTGTTGAACCAGAATGGACACAGTCGTGGCGTGCGCATGGCGGATCACATTTGTCAGCAGTTCCTGGACAATCCGATAGAACGCCGTCTCCAACGTGGGCAGACGCGCCCCACGGCGTGGTGGCTCCTCGAACACCAGTGCGCAGCGCAAGCGGGTCCGGACCTGCACGTCTGCGATCAGCGCCTCCAGGCCGGCCTTTAATCCCAGTTCTTCCAAGACCGGAGGACGGAGGGCCCGAACGATCTGACGCAGACGCGTAAACAACTGATCGGTCGTGTCCAGCGCACGAGCCAGACGTTCCTGCCCGCGGCCTCCCGCACCGGTGGATCGTGCCGCGACGCTTCGCTTCACCGACGTGAGATCGAACTTGAGCGACGTCAGCAATTGACCAACTTCATCGTGTAATTCTCGGGACAGCCGGCGACGTTCGTTGGACTCCACCATATGCAGTTCCTGCGACATGGCCTGAAACCGTCGATAGGCCTCTTCCAGAGACGCATAGGCCCGCCGAGGGCCCGTCACGTCGATCATCGCCCCGATCATTCGTATGGCCACCCCAGCCTCGTTCCGTACGATATGGGCTCGGTCGAGAAAGTATCCATACGTGCCGTCGGCCAGTTGAAAACGGTATTCGGCAGAGAGGGTGCTGATCTCCGTTTGAATGGCCTGGCTGACCATGTCGAGCACGCGCCCCCTGTCCTCAGGGTGCAAGCGGCCGCTCCATGCATCGATGCTTGGTTCCCTTTGCGGATCGTACCCGAACTTTTCGCAGGCGTTGGGACTCCACCAATGATCGCCCGTCAACAGATCCCAATCCCACAAGATGTCATTGGTGGCCTGCGCCACGAGACGGAACCGCTCTTCACTGGACCGGAGCAA
The sequence above is drawn from the Nitrospira defluvii genome and encodes:
- a CDS encoding response regulator, with translation MAVSRLVIGDQGRAMDAQHVYRIVLIDDSRMARLGLREQLNRTAEFRIVGEATSMVEGLELVGRLTPDLVLLDISLPDGSGVQACRRLVAGRPDMRVLILSVYDDPAVIREAIAAGAQGYMLKDTPVAMWRNAMRRVAAGGAVLGPQLIGQVLMEVREMANGLSTACLADLSPQERRLLPLVAEGRTNKEIAVALSLSEKTVKNYISNMYSKLGITRRSQVATLYARTLPSGGFSAEDCA
- a CDS encoding response regulator, translated to MALILVADDDAKVCRWLRTVLEMEGYRVVEAADGRQAMRTIQPGAPDLVMLDIHLPVHDGVQTILRLQSQQVPVKVLAVSGQAVRDYDIRKIAAIFGAHGTLEQPFSVDRLLLGVQALIGPVHPHVA
- a CDS encoding response regulator, whose product is MNKCRCLIADDHPIVRRGVRELLEEEQLSSEICEVRTGEEALEAVRRQAWDVMILDIALPDKHGLEVLKETKLLQPRLPVLMLSLYPEKEFAMRAIKAGASGYLTKQSAPSELLAAVMRVLQGGRYITAVLAEQMASALETGAADSLHARLSDRELQVLRLLGQGKSVSMIAEELRLSVKTISTYRARILEKLSCESTGELIRYAIEARLID